Genomic segment of Blastopirellula marina:
GGTCGATACTCCCTGAACTGCCTCCAAGTGGGTCGTATGCGGTTAGAAACGGAAGCATAAACAATCTATAAAATGAATGGCATCGTGCCAGGATCCCGCTTGACTACGTTACAAGATTGCCCACTGCAAAAAACTCTATTTTGGCGTTGCACGACTATCAGCCATTCCCCATTCATGAAGAAACTGCTTTAGGAACTGCGTCATGAACTCATGCCGCTCGTTAGCGATCTGTTTTGCAGTTTCCGTGTTCATCTTATCTCGCAACAGTAGCAACTTCTCGTAGAAATGATTGATCGTCGGTCCCCTGTTTGCCTGGTACGATGCAAATGACTCATGTCGTTCAGGCGGATGTTCGGGATCGTAGATTGCACGATTCGTGTGGCCTCCGTATGCAAACGCGCGAGCGATT
This window contains:
- a CDS encoding HD domain-containing protein encodes the protein IHDMPFKGAGVPTEMRSVEGQVVQDADRLDAMGAIGIARAFAYGGHTNRAIYDPEHPPERHESFASYQANRGPTINHFYEKLLLLRDKMNTETAKQIANERHEFMTQFLKQFLHEWGMADSRATPK